A DNA window from Undibacterium sp. YM2 contains the following coding sequences:
- a CDS encoding penicillin-binding protein activator LpoB encodes MLNLKKLMAGLFCSVAAFSAVAAEQKMTIPKIAVTDLTYEEKVSEYFRVVSASSKSSVKGSYSERETDHSYSQRGNVNAKSESNYYEAEGFYTYIDRGELKTYTADLKGALIKGGGVSLVQARPYVGKPMEKIYDIIGRIKQGMYPGADYVLFGTVSNIQFRQESNQLQYGNSMTASLSLDLVADFSLINTKTYEIKAAFSASGSGVDTKIISRAGDRVVFNRGKVMQETSRSLADAAYDELLVQFGAPRGANRGQYGRVQNGQPVVPVQNTEPVTVYK; translated from the coding sequence ATGTTGAATCTGAAAAAACTGATGGCAGGCTTGTTTTGCTCGGTAGCGGCATTTTCTGCTGTTGCAGCTGAACAAAAAATGACCATCCCAAAAATTGCGGTGACTGACCTGACTTATGAAGAAAAAGTCAGTGAATATTTCCGTGTGGTTTCTGCTTCCAGCAAGAGCAGTGTCAAGGGCAGCTATAGTGAGCGTGAAACCGATCACAGTTACTCCCAGCGCGGCAATGTGAACGCCAAGAGCGAAAGCAATTACTACGAAGCCGAAGGTTTCTATACCTATATCGACCGTGGTGAATTGAAGACTTATACCGCTGACCTCAAAGGCGCATTGATCAAGGGTGGTGGTGTTTCCCTGGTACAGGCACGCCCTTATGTCGGCAAGCCCATGGAAAAAATCTATGACATCATAGGCCGTATCAAGCAGGGCATGTACCCTGGTGCTGATTATGTCTTGTTTGGTACTGTAAGCAATATCCAGTTCCGCCAGGAGAGTAATCAGCTGCAATACGGCAACTCCATGACAGCCAGCCTGTCACTGGACCTGGTTGCTGACTTTAGCCTGATCAATACCAAGACCTATGAAATCAAGGCAGCTTTCAGCGCCAGCGGTTCTGGTGTCGATACCAAGATCATCAGCCGTGCCGGTGACCGCGTAGTCTTCAACCGTGGCAAGGTCATGCAAGAGACTTCCCGCAGCCTGGCTGATGCAGCCTATGATGAGTTGTTAGTGCAGTTCGGTGCACCACGCGGCGCCAACCGTGGCCAGTATGGCCGCGTACAAAATGGGCAGCCTGTTGTGCCTGTTCAAAATACTGAGCCGGTCACTGTGTATAAATAA
- a CDS encoding YcfL family protein codes for MKLISKQFAACTALLAACFVTPVMAQDIPNASSPGIAAKLMVRGTLEGVQVTDLRSQRKNDVMVVQAEMVNLTNRDVRVYYRFRWTDAAGMQVGDGEVWKPLMILGQQSQFVKGTAYGPQATDFRIELSAEPR; via the coding sequence ATGAAACTGATTTCCAAACAATTTGCGGCATGCACGGCTTTGCTGGCTGCCTGCTTTGTCACCCCTGTCATGGCCCAGGATATCCCGAATGCATCTTCGCCCGGTATTGCTGCCAAATTGATGGTGCGTGGCACGCTAGAAGGTGTGCAGGTGACTGACCTGCGTTCACAACGCAAGAATGATGTCATGGTCGTGCAGGCCGAGATGGTCAACCTGACCAACCGCGATGTCCGTGTGTATTACCGCTTCCGCTGGACTGATGCAGCAGGCATGCAGGTAGGTGATGGCGAAGTCTGGAAACCATTGATGATACTGGGCCAGCAAAGCCAGTTCGTCAAAGGCACGGCTTATGGTCCGCAAGCGACGGATTTCAGGATAGAGCTCAGCGCAGAACCACGCTAA
- a CDS encoding response regulator transcription factor produces MQNGIRVLLADDHPIVMTGFAMSLGSLGISVLGQARTPQEAFEQYAALKPDVVILDIRFGADLTGLDAARDILAQFADAKIVFLSQFDQDALIKEAYRLGAKAFVTKDCDPADLATAVQRAHQGELYFLPQIAERLANLSVRGDESPQSLLNERDLEIFKLMAEGLTNAEIAERLDLSLKTISNVSQAIKEKLGVHRPAYITKLAVKHGLIAP; encoded by the coding sequence ATGCAAAATGGCATACGGGTATTGCTGGCTGATGATCATCCCATCGTGATGACGGGTTTTGCCATGTCGCTGGGTAGTTTGGGGATTAGCGTGCTGGGGCAGGCCAGGACACCGCAGGAGGCGTTTGAGCAATATGCAGCCTTGAAGCCGGATGTCGTGATACTGGACATACGCTTTGGTGCCGACCTGACTGGCCTGGATGCCGCACGCGATATCCTTGCGCAGTTTGCCGATGCAAAGATTGTCTTCCTGAGTCAGTTTGATCAGGATGCGCTGATCAAGGAGGCTTATCGCCTCGGTGCCAAGGCCTTTGTGACCAAGGACTGTGATCCGGCTGACCTTGCAACCGCTGTGCAGCGCGCCCATCAGGGGGAATTGTATTTCCTGCCGCAGATCGCAGAGCGTCTGGCGAATCTGTCGGTGCGCGGGGATGAATCGCCACAATCATTATTGAATGAGCGTGACCTGGAAATTTTCAAACTCATGGCAGAAGGCCTGACCAATGCCGAGATCGCCGAGCGGCTGGACCTGTCATTAAAAACCATCAGTAATGTCAGCCAGGCCATTAAGGAAAAACTGGGTGTACATCGCCCTGCCTATATTACCAAACTAGCAGTGAAACATGGATTGATTGCACCGTGA
- a CDS encoding alkaline phosphatase codes for MSKDRKPNKSELQRRQFLCNASASAAAIIAATGLPKIVRAQTAPALITSDKLRPQLPCGVMSGDITRDKAIIWSRTDRPARMLLEYANNEAFKNAASINGSLAVPGTDYTARIDLSGLPAGQRTYYRVRFQDLQNPSAVSEAVQGSLLLPGGKERDITFAFSGDEAGQGWGINEAFGGYRIYESMRRFQPDFFIHSGDQIYADGPIQAQVKLDDGSLWNNITTPAKSKVAETLDDYRGNFAYNFLDASKRRFAAEVPFLVQWDDHEVRNNWYPGQQIGEAEKRYQQRDLNTLAANARRAMFEYNPYRIDQHDPDRIYRMFSYGPLLEVFMLDERSYRGKNSPNLQTTLNDDAAFLGKPQLQWLKQALLRSRATWKVIASDMPISIVVPDLNPDVPKGTYEAWANGDNGKPLGRELEIAEILKFIKQHNIKNVVWVTADVHYAAATYYTPEKAKFTDFKPFWEFVGGPLNAGTFGPNEVDQTFGPDVKYVSVPQGMKQNRSPAELLQFFGIAKIDAKTKAMTVSIHDIDGKSLYKVDINPEA; via the coding sequence ATGTCCAAGGATCGCAAGCCAAACAAGAGTGAACTGCAACGCCGCCAGTTCCTGTGCAATGCCAGCGCCAGTGCTGCTGCCATCATAGCAGCAACCGGCCTGCCCAAAATCGTACGCGCACAAACAGCACCCGCACTCATCACCTCAGACAAGCTGCGCCCGCAATTGCCCTGTGGCGTCATGAGCGGCGACATCACGCGCGACAAAGCCATCATCTGGAGCCGCACTGACAGGCCAGCACGCATGTTGCTTGAGTATGCCAATAACGAAGCTTTCAAAAATGCTGCCAGCATCAATGGCTCGCTGGCCGTACCCGGCACAGATTACACAGCACGCATAGACTTGAGCGGTTTACCCGCAGGCCAACGCACTTATTACCGCGTGCGTTTCCAGGACCTGCAAAACCCGTCTGCTGTCAGTGAGGCAGTACAAGGCAGTTTGCTGCTGCCAGGCGGCAAAGAACGCGATATCACATTTGCATTCTCAGGTGATGAAGCGGGCCAGGGCTGGGGCATTAATGAAGCTTTTGGCGGTTACCGTATTTATGAAAGCATGCGCCGCTTCCAGCCTGATTTTTTCATTCACTCAGGCGACCAGATTTATGCTGACGGCCCCATACAGGCGCAAGTCAAACTGGATGATGGCAGCCTGTGGAATAACATCACCACACCCGCCAAGTCCAAAGTCGCAGAAACCCTGGACGATTATCGCGGCAATTTTGCCTATAACTTCTTGGACGCCAGCAAGCGCCGCTTTGCTGCCGAAGTACCCTTCCTGGTGCAATGGGATGATCATGAAGTACGCAATAACTGGTACCCAGGCCAGCAAATAGGCGAAGCAGAAAAACGTTACCAGCAGCGTGATCTGAATACCCTGGCAGCAAATGCACGCAGGGCCATGTTTGAATACAATCCCTACCGCATAGACCAGCATGATCCAGACCGTATCTACCGCATGTTCAGCTACGGCCCTCTGCTGGAAGTATTCATGCTTGATGAGCGCAGCTACCGTGGCAAGAATTCACCGAATCTGCAAACGACATTGAATGATGACGCAGCCTTCCTCGGCAAGCCACAACTGCAATGGCTGAAACAGGCACTGCTGCGTTCACGCGCTACCTGGAAAGTCATCGCCAGCGACATGCCCATCTCCATTGTCGTACCAGACCTGAACCCCGATGTCCCCAAAGGAACTTATGAAGCCTGGGCTAATGGCGACAACGGCAAACCACTGGGACGCGAACTGGAAATTGCTGAGATACTCAAATTCATCAAGCAGCACAATATCAAGAACGTGGTCTGGGTCACCGCCGATGTCCACTATGCAGCGGCGACTTATTACACGCCGGAGAAAGCTAAATTTACCGACTTCAAACCCTTCTGGGAATTTGTCGGCGGCCCCTTGAATGCGGGTACCTTTGGCCCGAATGAAGTCGATCAAACCTTTGGACCCGATGTGAAATATGTCAGCGTGCCGCAGGGCATGAAACAAAACCGCTCACCAGCAGAATTGCTGCAATTCTTTGGCATTGCGAAAATTGATGCGAAGACCAAGGCGATGACCGTGTCCATCCACGACATCGATGGCAAGAGCTTGTATAAAGTCGATATCAATCCAGAAGCCTGA
- a CDS encoding S9 family peptidase encodes MKYRLALSDMPGLFMRLAAMMLGCLLCACSVADLRREQLAVNVHQFQFRDGGKAIYFDMNRKPWQQQDFDAPLRNVIFVISGSDCVSMGPFLPQYFSGLEGESGRTRIFIMHKRHILPGSNGTSCGAAYKLADHPSRWQADQLEFIRAQMAGLQAQGKAPQRLIIMGISEGAELAPVLAQQLPATHLVLLSHAGMNALDVYASLAKQNPAMLPAWQQLQTGLSVTPTDPDTDQIHGRSWRYWSEIAAIPQTANLLALDIPILLAAGDADPVIPINAFAQLQQRFQAAGKTIEIRRFPDAGHSLATKDKNYLPDFMHQIDLWLLEH; translated from the coding sequence ATGAAGTACAGACTCGCGCTTTCTGATATGCCCGGGCTATTCATGAGATTGGCAGCCATGATGCTAGGTTGCCTGCTGTGTGCCTGCAGCGTGGCCGATTTGCGGCGTGAACAGCTAGCAGTCAATGTCCATCAATTCCAGTTCAGGGATGGTGGCAAGGCGATTTATTTTGACATGAACAGAAAGCCCTGGCAGCAGCAAGACTTCGATGCACCTTTGCGCAATGTGATCTTTGTGATCTCTGGTTCAGACTGTGTCAGCATGGGGCCGTTTTTGCCGCAGTATTTTTCCGGTCTCGAAGGTGAGAGTGGCCGTACGCGGATTTTCATCATGCACAAGCGCCACATCTTGCCAGGTTCGAACGGTACCTCTTGCGGTGCTGCCTACAAACTTGCTGATCATCCATCCCGCTGGCAGGCGGATCAACTGGAATTCATACGTGCGCAAATGGCGGGCCTGCAAGCCCAAGGCAAAGCACCGCAACGCCTGATCATCATGGGTATTTCCGAAGGGGCAGAACTGGCGCCCGTACTGGCGCAGCAACTACCCGCAACGCATCTGGTTTTATTGTCGCATGCTGGCATGAATGCGCTGGATGTGTATGCCTCACTGGCGAAGCAAAATCCTGCAATGCTGCCCGCCTGGCAGCAATTACAGACTGGCTTAAGTGTTACGCCAACCGATCCCGATACTGATCAAATACATGGCCGCAGCTGGCGGTACTGGTCAGAGATTGCCGCCATTCCACAAACTGCCAATTTGCTGGCGCTGGACATACCCATATTGCTGGCGGCAGGAGACGCTGACCCGGTAATTCCAATCAATGCGTTTGCCCAGTTGCAGCAACGGTTTCAGGCCGCAGGAAAAACCATAGAAATACGGCGTTTCCCCGATGCTGGTCACAGCCTTGCTACGAAAGATAAAAACTATTTACCTGACTTCATGCATCAGATAGATTTGTGGCTACTTGAACATTAG
- a CDS encoding toxin-antitoxin system YwqK family antitoxin has translation MDATFFHSSRNLYPSAFQVIVAAMLIAPASAVFAVEDCELNKESVNPANGYTTAGKTGIMKCKDRDSGKLVREQELRAGVYIGLVRYYKDGVLFKEYSVNEKGNTDGKLREFAPNGQVILEENNVNGSTRGLLRAWYPNGVLRRVAFVGEGPRDKASVKYTQDKQLSELECGDKPLLAPHVNDAALCGFQGKTSVVQLYSESGKLKSQFSFLAGLSQQSTYFHDNGKPDTVDELGPKQKTRKVYSDKGVLRKETAWNVTEKPATIEREIEYHESGSKVREQLYALTEKEGRRQNRLIADYSFYLNGQPKRSEKYTVEGKDDVKEVRNYFDNGKLSSLERYVYEGRYRERPIGVHQSFAQNGMLARESHYDERGRIQRERSWDDSGKLLADDQVYEDGSRKAFSK, from the coding sequence ATGGACGCCACTTTCTTTCATTCGAGCCGGAATTTATATCCATCTGCTTTCCAGGTCATCGTTGCCGCGATGTTGATTGCACCAGCTTCAGCTGTATTTGCAGTCGAGGATTGCGAGCTGAACAAGGAATCAGTCAATCCGGCCAATGGCTATACCACAGCAGGCAAAACCGGCATCATGAAGTGCAAGGACAGGGATAGCGGCAAGCTGGTGCGCGAGCAGGAATTGCGCGCCGGTGTCTATATCGGCTTGGTGCGCTATTACAAGGATGGTGTGCTGTTCAAGGAATACAGTGTCAATGAAAAAGGCAATACCGACGGCAAATTGCGGGAGTTTGCACCGAATGGACAGGTGATCCTGGAAGAAAACAATGTCAATGGAAGCACCCGTGGTCTCTTGCGTGCCTGGTATCCGAATGGTGTATTGCGGCGCGTGGCATTCGTAGGTGAGGGGCCGCGTGACAAAGCCTCTGTCAAATATACGCAAGACAAGCAACTGAGTGAACTCGAATGTGGCGACAAACCCCTGCTGGCACCACATGTCAACGATGCAGCATTGTGTGGTTTCCAGGGCAAGACTTCAGTGGTGCAATTGTATTCTGAAAGTGGCAAGCTCAAGAGCCAGTTCAGCTTTCTTGCAGGCTTGAGCCAGCAGAGTACCTACTTCCATGACAATGGCAAGCCTGATACGGTCGATGAGCTCGGACCAAAGCAGAAAACGCGTAAGGTCTATTCCGACAAAGGTGTTTTGCGCAAGGAAACCGCCTGGAATGTCACGGAAAAACCAGCAACCATAGAGCGTGAAATTGAATATCACGAGAGTGGATCAAAAGTGCGTGAACAACTGTATGCGCTGACTGAAAAAGAGGGGCGTCGCCAGAACCGCCTGATTGCCGACTACAGTTTTTATCTGAATGGCCAGCCCAAACGCAGTGAAAAATACACCGTCGAAGGCAAGGACGACGTCAAGGAAGTGCGCAATTATTTTGATAATGGCAAACTATCCAGTCTTGAACGCTATGTCTATGAAGGCCGCTACCGCGAACGTCCGATTGGTGTGCACCAGAGCTTTGCACAAAACGGCATGCTGGCGCGGGAATCTCATTACGATGAGCGTGGCCGCATACAGCGCGAGCGTAGCTGGGATGATAGCGGTAAATTGCTTGCTGATGACCAGGTCTATGAAGATGGATCGCGCAAGGCGTTTTCAAAATAA
- the lpoB gene encoding penicillin-binding protein activator LpoB, with protein MKRISSLSKSCALVVLLGLSLTACQTRLSQPTVSLARQVSYGDNKAVETVTNEFGSTDLQMIAEKMVGSLLEDPVLANRPTMTLAGVRNKTSEYIDTKSIMNTIQTALVKSRKVKFTRSADEMQQGVDELQRQNQSGLYKAQGKAKVGNMTAAKYSLEGEIVSIVKQNANTKDVFYKMTLKLYDIEDGSIEWQDEKEIRKTSKR; from the coding sequence ATGAAACGCATTTCCTCACTGTCCAAAAGCTGCGCGCTCGTCGTCTTGCTTGGCCTCTCACTGACTGCCTGCCAGACCAGGTTGTCCCAGCCTACAGTCAGCCTGGCTCGCCAGGTTAGTTATGGCGACAACAAGGCGGTAGAAACTGTCACCAATGAGTTTGGTTCTACTGACCTGCAAATGATTGCAGAAAAAATGGTCGGTTCCCTGCTGGAAGACCCAGTACTGGCAAATCGCCCGACCATGACTTTGGCCGGTGTACGCAACAAGACCAGCGAATACATCGATACCAAGTCCATCATGAACACCATCCAGACCGCACTCGTGAAAAGCCGCAAGGTCAAGTTCACCCGTAGTGCCGATGAAATGCAACAAGGCGTGGATGAATTGCAGCGCCAGAACCAGAGTGGTTTGTACAAGGCACAGGGCAAGGCAAAAGTGGGCAATATGACTGCTGCCAAATATTCCCTGGAAGGCGAGATTGTTTCTATCGTCAAGCAAAATGCCAACACCAAGGACGTGTTCTACAAAATGACCCTGAAGCTGTATGACATTGAAGATGGTTCCATCGAATGGCAAGACGAAAAAGAAATTCGTAAAACTTCCAAGCGTTAA
- a CDS encoding COG3014 family protein, which translates to MITMRLKAFTLTPVVAALVLTGCVTTPTHDSKVAASLSVAKSGQIEEAIRQVEAQTQGNNKTDLLLNLEKGELLRVGKRYKDSLDAFDVADAKVKIWEETAKSSPQKLMGQIGATIMGDASRDYEGQDYEKVMLTTRMAMDRLNLGDLDTARVDIKRTHEREAVIAEFRAKETAEAEKEAKDKGVSSTGKELNGYPVETLNDPEVLKLKNGYQNALSHYLAGFVYEALNEPGLAAPGYRKAIELRPDLPVLEDGLKGLDQRTSFRRKKGVTDVLFIIEAGNSPARQSKKIAFPIPTGRGLVTISFAFPVIYPDPNAPVINSIRVGNQMLPTALVTDFNVMARKALKDELPGIYTRAAVRAITKGLVQDQVNKNFGALAGLAANLAVAATESPADDRMWRSLPDRVFVARAFLPPGDYDLNFGNRGESSKITVDGRYMVVPVRVYQDKTYLGDLAKFGSVTPVAQLQAEPETKAAEAPKPPVKGKQAVKAKPVVKANAATANTSTVSTTGTKSN; encoded by the coding sequence ATGATAACTATGCGCCTAAAAGCCTTTACCCTGACACCTGTTGTTGCCGCACTTGTGCTGACTGGTTGCGTGACTACGCCTACGCATGACAGCAAAGTCGCTGCCTCACTTTCCGTTGCAAAATCTGGCCAGATTGAAGAAGCAATCAGGCAGGTAGAAGCGCAAACGCAAGGCAATAACAAAACCGACTTGCTGTTGAATCTGGAAAAGGGTGAATTGTTGCGCGTAGGCAAGCGCTATAAGGACAGCCTGGACGCTTTTGACGTGGCCGATGCCAAAGTCAAAATCTGGGAAGAAACTGCCAAATCCTCACCTCAAAAACTCATGGGCCAGATTGGCGCTACCATCATGGGTGATGCCAGCCGCGACTATGAAGGCCAGGACTATGAAAAAGTCATGCTGACCACGCGCATGGCCATGGACAGGCTGAACCTGGGTGACCTCGATACTGCCCGCGTAGATATCAAACGCACGCATGAGCGTGAAGCCGTTATTGCAGAATTCCGCGCTAAAGAAACAGCCGAAGCAGAGAAAGAAGCCAAGGACAAAGGCGTCAGTTCCACCGGCAAGGAACTCAATGGCTATCCGGTAGAAACCCTGAACGACCCTGAAGTGCTGAAACTGAAAAACGGTTATCAGAATGCCCTCAGCCACTATCTTGCAGGTTTTGTTTATGAAGCCCTGAATGAGCCTGGCCTGGCTGCTCCTGGTTACCGCAAGGCGATAGAATTGCGCCCCGATCTGCCAGTGCTCGAAGATGGCCTGAAAGGACTGGATCAGCGCACCAGCTTCCGCCGCAAGAAAGGCGTGACGGATGTACTGTTCATCATTGAGGCGGGTAATTCACCTGCTCGCCAATCCAAGAAAATCGCCTTCCCAATACCTACTGGCCGTGGCCTGGTGACGATCTCGTTTGCTTTCCCGGTGATTTACCCTGACCCGAATGCACCTGTCATCAACAGTATCCGTGTTGGTAATCAAATGCTGCCTACCGCGCTGGTCACCGACTTCAACGTCATGGCACGTAAGGCCTTGAAAGATGAATTGCCAGGTATTTATACACGTGCTGCGGTGCGCGCCATTACCAAGGGTCTGGTGCAGGACCAGGTAAATAAAAACTTTGGTGCACTCGCTGGCCTGGCAGCCAATCTGGCAGTTGCTGCGACTGAGAGCCCGGCAGATGACCGCATGTGGCGCAGTTTGCCAGACCGCGTGTTTGTCGCCCGTGCATTTTTGCCTCCAGGCGATTATGATCTGAATTTTGGCAATCGTGGAGAATCAAGCAAGATCACGGTCGATGGCCGCTACATGGTGGTTCCTGTGCGCGTATACCAGGACAAGACTTACCTGGGTGACCTGGCAAAATTTGGCAGCGTGACGCCTGTCGCACAATTGCAGGCCGAGCCAGAAACCAAAGCGGCAGAAGCACCTAAGCCACCTGTCAAGGGCAAGCAAGCAGTCAAGGCAAAACCTGTAGTGAAAGCCAATGCCGCAACGGCCAACACCAGTACAGTCAGCACCACCGGCACCAAATCCAACTGA
- a CDS encoding energy transducer TonB codes for MEFTQNQQHPFKRMSRLGVVAVLHVALLAALLNSMKIKISPPVFFKPESIHEIEKIKPVEPDHHPSTPKTLAPPINPPIAPPTVVPDNPPSVTPPVVRGGKTDDGETGKVIEGTGVSGGGTGTGTQAVKNPVHVAAVVDMSRCEKPAYPARSIRIGETGTVTLAMLIGTDGRVLETKTEGSSGSRDLDKAASQALSLCRFTPGTIDGVAQQSWTRVQYVWKID; via the coding sequence ATGGAATTTACACAAAACCAGCAACATCCCTTCAAGCGCATGTCACGTTTGGGTGTAGTCGCCGTGCTGCATGTGGCCCTGTTGGCTGCTTTGCTTAACAGCATGAAGATCAAGATCAGCCCGCCAGTTTTTTTTAAACCCGAGTCAATTCACGAAATTGAAAAAATCAAACCTGTAGAACCCGACCATCACCCAAGTACACCCAAGACTTTGGCCCCGCCCATAAATCCGCCTATCGCGCCTCCGACAGTGGTACCGGATAATCCACCGTCCGTTACCCCTCCTGTAGTACGTGGTGGCAAAACCGATGACGGCGAGACAGGGAAAGTCATTGAAGGCACAGGCGTGTCGGGTGGCGGTACCGGGACAGGCACTCAAGCTGTAAAGAACCCGGTCCATGTTGCAGCCGTCGTCGATATGAGCCGCTGTGAAAAGCCCGCCTATCCAGCAAGGTCGATACGTATTGGAGAGACCGGGACAGTGACACTAGCCATGCTGATAGGTACAGATGGGCGTGTGCTTGAAACCAAAACAGAGGGTAGCAGTGGCTCACGCGACCTCGACAAGGCAGCCAGCCAGGCTCTGTCACTGTGTCGTTTCACACCCGGCACCATCGATGGTGTAGCACAGCAAAGCTGGACCAGGGTGCAGTATGTCTGGAAGATAGATTAA